The following are from one region of the Macaca thibetana thibetana isolate TM-01 chromosome 2, ASM2454274v1, whole genome shotgun sequence genome:
- the CCNL1 gene encoding cyclin-L1 isoform X2, producing the protein MASGPHSTATAAAAASSAAPSAGGSSSGTTTTTTTTTGGILIGDRLYSEVSLTIDHSLIPEERLSPTPSMQDGLDLPSETDLRILGCELIQAAGILLRLPQVAMATGQVLFHRFFYSKSFVKHSFEIVAMACINLASKIEEAPRRIRDVINVFHHLRQLRGKRTPSPLILDQNYINTKNQVIKAERRVLKELGFCVHVKHPHKIIVMYLQVLECERNQTLVQTAWVVHDGKS; encoded by the exons ATGGCGTCCGGGCCTCACTCGACAGCtactgctgccgccgccgcctcgTCTGCCGCCCCAAGCGCGGGCGGCTCCAGCTCCGGGACGACGACCACGACGACGACCACGACGGGAGGGATCCTGATCGGCGATCGCCTGTACTCGGAAGTTTCACTCACCATCGACCACTCTCTGATTCCGGAGGAGAGGCTCTCGCCCACCCCATCCATGCAGGACGGGCTTGACCTGCCCAGCGAGACAGACTTACGCATCCTGGGCTGCGAGCTCATCCAGGCCGCCGGCATTCTCCTCCGGCTGCCGCAG GTGGCGATGGCAACGGGGCAGGTGTTGTTTCATCGTTTTTTCTACTCCAAATCTTTCGTCAAACACAGTTTCGAG ATTGTTGCTATGGCTTGTATTAATCTTGCATCAAAAATCGAAGAAGCACCTAGAAGAATAAGAGATGTGATCAATGTATTCCACCACCTACGCCAGTTAAGAGGAAAAAG GACTCCAAGCCCCCTGATCCTTGATCAGAACTACATTAACACCAAAAATCAAGTTATCAAAGCAGAGAGGAGGGTGCTAAAGGAGTTGGGATTTTGTGTTCATGTCAAGCATCCTCATAAG ATCATTGTTATGTATTTACAAGTCTTAGAATGTGAACGTAATCAAACCCTGGTTCAAACTGCCTG GGTAGTCCAT